In Leptospirillum ferriphilum, the genomic window GTCTTCATGCACGCATGGGGTGCAGTGAACCGGTGCACCAAAGAAGATGAGAAAGGGCCGATGGTGAAAAACGGCGTGGCTGATACTTTCCCGATGAAGATGGTCCGGTACATTCATGGTACAGAGGTCAGTGTATCGTTCTCCGATTTTCAGGACCGGGTTGTGGCTGATCGGGGCCCGGGTTCCCTGTTCGGGAAAGCTTAAAAACCAGTTACAGGATGCCGTTGTCAATAAAAGCAGGATCATGGCGGCTCCGCCCGCAAGAATCCGAAGTCTTCCCATCTCTTTGGGTCCTCCCTTCCTGACGTTCTCGGGGTTTGCTCAAAATCAAAGCTTTGCTATTATTATGCGCCCAACGTTCAGCTTTGAAAATCCTTTCTTCCTTCGACCACAGGACCAATGAGGTGACCGCGCGCGCATGTTTTTATCAAATCTGGCATTAAAACGTCCTGTTTTTGTCGGGATGCTGCTTTTGGCTCTCGTCATTTCCGGTGCTGTTTCCTATCTCCGTCTTGGGGAGGATCTCTTTCCTTCCGTGTCCTTTCCCATTCTCTCCGTCACACTTCAGGAGCCGGGAACAAGTGCACGTGTCATCGAACAGAAGGTAACTGTCCCTTTGGAAAATGCGCTTTCGACATTGCCGGGGATCCAGCATATCCATTCGGTCAGCGTTCCCGGGGCAACGTCTGTAACATTGATCTTTCCGGAGTCGGTCCGGACCGGAAGGATGCTCGCCCGCGTTGAAGAAAAGGTCCAGCAGACGCGTCCTTTTTTGCCGAAGGATGTGACCCATCCGGTCATTTCCCGCGTAACGCCGACAGAAATGCCTCTTCTCTGGATTCTTTTTCCGCTTGAGAGATCCAAAAGCCTCTCTGACAGACAGTGGTTACGGACACATCTTGTAAGCCCTCTCCGGGCTTTGGGAGGGGTAGCGTCAGTCGATTCCCTCTGGCCCCCGGAAACGGTTCTCCATGTCTGGATACGTCCAGGCGACCTCGGTCGATACAAAGGGACAATCGATCAGGTGATCGCCTCGATCAAGGCAGCCTCTCTCCTTGTTCCGACGGGGCAAGTCGTCCAGGGAAAGCAGGAACTCCTCGTGGAGACACGGGAAGATCGGTTGACGAAATCCTCTCTGGAAAATCTTCCCGTCCTTCTGGGAGGCGGCCGGCAGATTCCCTTGACCCGTATTGCATCTGTTGAAGAGTCTCCCGAACAGCCTGTTTCTATTTTGCGTCTGGACGGGAAGCTTGCGGTCGGTCTCAAGGTTTACAAGAAACATGATGCCAACGGGATTCAGGTCTCTAAAAAAGTGCGGCATCTTCTGGAATCTTTGAAGTTTCCCTCTTCTTTCGGAGGAAGACCGATGATCCGGATGGATCTTTCGGGGTTTGTCGCAAAGAACGACAGGGAGTTGTTTGAGACTCTTTTTATTGGGGGATTTCTGACAGTTGTTGTTATTTTTCTTTTCCTCGGGTCCTGGTCGTCGACAATTATTGCTTCCCTGGCCATTCCGGCTTCGGTCATATCAACGTTTGCCATTATGCGGCTGGCTCATTTCACACTGAATACCCTGACAATGCTGGGACTTTCCCTGGTCGTCGGGATCCTGGTGGATGATGCCATCGTGGTTCTGGAGAACATCTCCCGCCACCGGGAAATGGGTCAGGAGCCTTTCGTCGCTGCTGCGGACGGGGTAGGGGAAATCGGCCTGGCCGTTCTCGCAACGACATTTTGTATTGTTGCTGTCTTTGTTCCGGTCGCGTTCATGAAAGGGGTCTTTGGAAAGTTTTTCCACGAATTTGGCCTGACAGTCTCATTTGCGGTCCTGATGTCCATGCTCGTATCCCTGACGTTGACTCCTGTCCTCGCTGCCCGCATGGTAAAAGGAAACAGGGGCACCAGCAGGAACGGGAAGAAAAACGGGAACCCATCGGTGATCGAAAAAATGCGTGGGCGTTATCGATTGGTTCTTGCCTGGTGTCTCGATCATCCCTGGTTCGTGCTTCTGACGACCGCTGGAACCTTACTGGGCGTCGTTTTTCTGGTTCCGGGAATCGGGATTGATCTTGTGCCCGAAACAGATCAGGGCGTTTACCTTGTGAAGATGACAGCGGGGCTTTCCTCTTCTGCTGATTATGCCGACAAGCGTTTCCTGTCTGTTTCCAATAAGATCCGTAAGATGAACGGGGTCTCTTCCGTGTTCTACCAGATCGGAGGAGACCCGGAAACGCCAATCAATCAAGGGTATCTCTATGTTTCTCTCAAGCCCGCACGGGAACGTTCGATAACGCAGAACGAGTCTATGGCCGAGGTTCGCCAACTTTTCTCCGAGGACTCCGAAGACAGGGCTTCGGTTGATCGGGTTTCCCTGTTGGGAGGGAACTCGCCGGAAATACCACTGCAGTTGATTCTGATGGGGATTGATCAGAGAAGGCTCCTGTCTGTGGCTGATCAGGTAAGGGAACGGTTGACCCGGATAAAAGGACTGGTGGATGTCTCCTTTCAGGGAATGAGCCGTCAGGAGGTCTTGATTATCCACCCCAGGGAAAAGACTGTGCAGGATGGAGCGGTCAGTCCCTTTTCCCTCGCGCATACTCTCCGGTTAATGTTGAATGAGGAGAGTGTGGCGACAGTTGCTGGGGAAAGGGGGCTCCGGAAAGTTCTGGTTGGAGTCGATCCCCGGGCATTGAAAGATCCGTCGGGGCTTGCAAGATTGCCTCTTTTGGCCAGAAATGGGAAGGTCGTTCCCTTGGGCAATGTGGCAGAGTTGGATTACCGGAGTGAAGGTGAAAGAAGAATTCGGGATGACCGGATGCCATCCGTGGAGATCAACGCGAATCTGTCCGGAGAGAAGACTCTTGGAAAAGTCATAGAGGAAATCAAGACTATTATTCGTCCCTTGTTCCCGCAGGGATATTCCTACCGGTTCGGTGGTTCCGGTGATGTGCTTCAGCAAGCTGTCGGTCAGTTTGCCATGGCCATTCTTTTTTCGATCCTTGCTGTCTATATGGTTCTTGCTGCACAGTTTGAAAACTTTCTGACTCCTCTTGTCATCATGATTTCAATTCCGGTCAGTTTGGTGGGAGCGATCCTTGCGCTCCGTCTGACGGGTACCTCATTCAATTTAATGAGTGCAATGGGGGTGATTATCCTGTTTGGGTTGGTTGCAAAAAATGCGATTTTACTCGTCGATTATACAAACACGTTACGTCGGCAAGGAAAAAGTTGTCGCGTAGCCCTGATGGAGGCTTGTCCCATCCGGCTCAGGCCCGTTCTGATGACGACCGTGGCGATGATTGCCGGCATGCTTCCCATGTCATTCGGATGGGGTGCGGGGGGGGCGCTGCGTGTTCCGATGGCTTTAGTCGTCATTGGTGGATTGCTTTCTTCCATGCTTCTCACGCTTGTGGTTGTTCCGGTTGTTTATGACAGAATGAATTCTTGGTATGATTCCCTGACTTTGCGCGGGCATCATCCCCGTCAGGGGAAAAACCCCTAGTCCCCCCTCTCCGGGGGGACCACTTGCCTGGAGTTCCTAGCAACGATCTGGAGGGTCAATGGACGTTCAAAAATGGAAGTCACATTCTTCGCTCATCGGTATTTTTCTGTGTACTATTTTGTTGTCATCCTGTACGACTGTGACGAAGAGGACGACCCTGTCGAACATCGGTCTGACCCCCGATGCAAGCCCCAGCGGGATCAATGTTCGGGTGATCAACCGTTTTTTTAATCCGAAAACCCTTCCCTACGAACTGCCATACTCTCTTGAAATTGATGCCTCTCATCCGTTCGTGATCCGCTGTGAGCACAACAGGGTTGTCCGGATTCCGGAAAAGTATAAAAAAGTGATTGTTCGATTTATCGGGCGCAGCAATGGATATATCCAGGCGATTGAGGTCAAGTGGGTGGATTGGGAAGACCACGTATTCAGACGATATTTCTTCCACTCGGACATCGACCGTTTTATCAAGACGCTCTCCCCGGTTCCCGTGGATACCCGAAAAGGGTTCGGTCTTGGCGACTACATCAATGGCTGTACGGATCCTCTTCTGATTTCTTCTGTTTCGGCTTACCCCAAGGTCGTAAACGAATTCAATTTTCTGGGGGATTTTCTTCAGAAAGTTCTTTACCCACAGAGTCCTCTCAAGGCTTTTTCCTTTCTCTATGTTTCTGGATAATCCCTGCCGGTCGTTTGACAAGGGGAGAGAGACGCCTGACAGAATGTGTCATCGTGAATTCTGGAAAAGGAAGTTCCATGTATACGTATCAGGAAATGTTGTCGATTCTGAATAATGGCGGGTATCGCCTGACAGACCAGAGGCTGTCCTTGCTACAGGTTTTGGAAACCTTCGGAGGAAGTTTTTCCGCGTTGGATTTTGAAAAAAAA contains:
- a CDS encoding TlpA family protein disulfide reductase, which codes for MGRLRILAGGAAMILLLLTTASCNWFLSFPEQGTRAPISHNPVLKIGERYTDLCTMNVPDHLHRESISHAVFHHRPFLIFFGAPVHCTPCVHEDRLIKGLMDIYHSRMAFVHIDDYEDSEQATVHDWRVHGEPWVALINREGTIANVIPGDASYDSLNVMIKKLVR
- a CDS encoding efflux RND transporter permease subunit, whose amino-acid sequence is MFLSNLALKRPVFVGMLLLALVISGAVSYLRLGEDLFPSVSFPILSVTLQEPGTSARVIEQKVTVPLENALSTLPGIQHIHSVSVPGATSVTLIFPESVRTGRMLARVEEKVQQTRPFLPKDVTHPVISRVTPTEMPLLWILFPLERSKSLSDRQWLRTHLVSPLRALGGVASVDSLWPPETVLHVWIRPGDLGRYKGTIDQVIASIKAASLLVPTGQVVQGKQELLVETREDRLTKSSLENLPVLLGGGRQIPLTRIASVEESPEQPVSILRLDGKLAVGLKVYKKHDANGIQVSKKVRHLLESLKFPSSFGGRPMIRMDLSGFVAKNDRELFETLFIGGFLTVVVIFLFLGSWSSTIIASLAIPASVISTFAIMRLAHFTLNTLTMLGLSLVVGILVDDAIVVLENISRHREMGQEPFVAAADGVGEIGLAVLATTFCIVAVFVPVAFMKGVFGKFFHEFGLTVSFAVLMSMLVSLTLTPVLAARMVKGNRGTSRNGKKNGNPSVIEKMRGRYRLVLAWCLDHPWFVLLTTAGTLLGVVFLVPGIGIDLVPETDQGVYLVKMTAGLSSSADYADKRFLSVSNKIRKMNGVSSVFYQIGGDPETPINQGYLYVSLKPARERSITQNESMAEVRQLFSEDSEDRASVDRVSLLGGNSPEIPLQLILMGIDQRRLLSVADQVRERLTRIKGLVDVSFQGMSRQEVLIIHPREKTVQDGAVSPFSLAHTLRLMLNEESVATVAGERGLRKVLVGVDPRALKDPSGLARLPLLARNGKVVPLGNVAELDYRSEGERRIRDDRMPSVEINANLSGEKTLGKVIEEIKTIIRPLFPQGYSYRFGGSGDVLQQAVGQFAMAILFSILAVYMVLAAQFENFLTPLVIMISIPVSLVGAILALRLTGTSFNLMSAMGVIILFGLVAKNAILLVDYTNTLRRQGKSCRVALMEACPIRLRPVLMTTVAMIAGMLPMSFGWGAGGALRVPMALVVIGGLLSSMLLTLVVVPVVYDRMNSWYDSLTLRGHHPRQGKNP